The genome window GTAAAATTGAaaggcttaaaagagagctaaataAGTCTTTTGTCATGAAAAACTTAGGatcagtgaaacaaatacttgacatgaagatttttcgtgataggaagaaaaggaaaattTGATTATCTcatgagacttacattgaaaagatttttgaaagattcaacatgagtaaaacaAAAGCAGATTGTTcttcacttgtaggtcatttcaagcttagttagaaataatatcctataaatgataaaaaaaaagaaaaaatatccaTAATTCCTTACTTATCAGTTTAATATATGTAATGATTTGTACTAGGTTAGATATAGCTTatgtagttggagttgtcaaTCGATTTATCTCTAATCTTGGTAAAGAACATTAAGcaacagtgaaatggatattaagatatctaagaggtactttcagATTGTATTTATATTTTGGTAGTAACAAACCTAcactagaagggtacacagatgcagacatgacaagtgatattgattccaagaagtctacttcgagattcttgatgacatttatagGGGGAGCAATCTCTTAGTAATTTAAGTTACAAAATTGTGTTGTTTTATCAACCATagaagtagaatacatagcaattattaAAGCTTGCAagaaaactttatggatgaaaaagtttctataggaattgatattgaaataggaaggatatactatttactgtgatagtcagagcatcattcacctctccaaaaaTTCAATATACCATTCTAAATCTAagtatattgatgtgagatattattggatttgTGATGtacttgagttgaaagaattatagttgaaaaatgtgcataccaatgagaatggatcataTATATTAACAAAGTCTTTATCTAAGGAAAAGCTTGAAGTACGTAGGCAAAGAACAGGTTTCGTATAACCCATCATATGAGCTAGAGAGGGAAAATTGTtaggtccaacccatatgtgggcttgggtaataagcccaaatctgatttattaaaataaaaaaagaaaaagaaaaagaaaaagaggcacTGAAGCGAAAAAGAAAAAGTGTAAGTGCAACGGTGGAGGGAGAaaagaatagagagagaaagaggtgagaaaattaggattttgagtttttctgcttgacgattagTGATCAAACTTTGTcagttttaacttaaattatatgtagAGAATCCTTACaataagctctacaatcctaatagtACTGATCTATAATTTATCCTCTCTAATGTACTTTTCTATTATACCCACTTAGTGAGACATAAACTTTCTTTTTGATGAGATCTATCCATATCcatatgatgatgatatgctattttTTAGCCAAGATATATGgtcttgatattattatgatcctGTTGTTATTTTttagaagacttattataaatttatcatcATTATTAGTGATAATAGAAATTTGAAGTAGACTACGGTTCCGTGATTTTTCCCGTATTAAATTTTTAACGTTAAAAATTTGATCTCATTTTGTGATTGAAGAAAAAATTAATCCGCTAAAACATGTTTTTCACATGGTTGCTGACTTCTCGCGGGCGATTCCGAACGTGACACAAGGGGCCATGCCATCGTGGTTCGGAGATGATCTAAACGCCATGCCCAAGTAAGAGTGACGACCTCAGCTCCACAACTCTCTTCCTAATCATCTAAGGACTTACGTCGATCACCCTCGCTGGTCGCTTTGTTTAAAGGAATCCATCGAGACGAAGCGAGGGATACTGCTGGTTTGGTGTGGCAGAGAGCCGATATCTTCTCGAGCATACATCCATCACGCAACTTCCAGCTTAGTGGGCAGACCCTTTCGGTGAGTGCAAAAAGGATTCTAAAGATGAAGTCACAGCAGAATTAATTACATCTTTGACGAGTACACGACTCCCTTATCATCTAGATGAGAATACATGATCTATCGATTTATATTTCTAATATGACAACATTAGATAACATGGCCTGTAGGCTTAACCCTTTTGCTCTCTGGTACAATTAAATTAGATTACGTGCTTAAAGAAGGAACTACTATTACTAAATAGCAACTTGGCTGAGGCAAAGCTTGTAACATGCAAAAGGCAGCAGAATCTGTTTCAGGTTGCAGAAACTTCAGTGAAAAGAGAAGAAGTTGGATCGCATAAGACGGGGATCCTTTGAACGAATCAGCAACGTGAGATTAAACGAATCGAATCGAGATATTACAGTGTGGTTTCCTTTTTGACCTCCACAGTGCACAACATAATCTATATGTGCATCACATCTTGCTCCCAAAGAAGTTGGTTTCTTAATCAAATAGCGTCTCACACATTGAACCGATCACTAAAAGAAGATCCATTCCTTGGTCAGCATCCGTGATGTGTTTCTTGTTGCAAGACCACTACTAAATCATGGTGAGGTTACTGCACTTGATTCATGGCAACGCAATGTGCCAACCTTCtcactgttgttgttgttgaccaatatatatatatttagtctCCACTACTCAAAACATTCAATTATTCGATTCTCCCAACCTCATTGACTTAAATAGGTTAGGGTTATGATAATCTCATATCAATTCAATCTAAAAAGCCAAGTCTATTAAATTGTATATCAATTCTCTTAACACATGATCTGAGTTCAAAATCTTTTTCTAAATTATCTGGAGTTGATTTTCATAGAGTGCCAGTTTatcattattaaaaaattaaaattataatagcTGTAATGATGTTTTGATTTATTAGATAAAACACAAAACATCTTGCAAGCTTCCAATTTCCCCTCAAGTCTAAATATTCCATCCTATACATAAGAATTAACATACATGCAATTCGACATGTCCCTTTATTAGATCTAAATGATTTCTTAAACTTTTTTATATCTATCtttaatatttatgtatattttctTAACATGTCCCTTTATTTATTTTGTGAATAAAACATAAATAAGATCGATGATATATTAATTAAGTTCTTATGTTTAAAGTCAATTAACTTAGGTTCACCTCTTGATAGAGGCATTTAGTTTGATTCAACCGTGATCAATACTAATTATGTCCTTCATTTGCTTTTATCATAATTAGTTTTGTATAAAGTGTTTGCTTAATAGAAATACAAATTAAATTAACTTCATGAAGGTTCTATCACTTTTAAGAAGATGATCGACTAAGCATGCACTGATGTCGAGGGTGACCACTAATTAAGAGTGAGTCTTCACTGAGTTGGAACACCTCAGGAACTCCAACGGAAATAAGGTTTTTATCATCAACGAACTTCTACAAGTGGTGCCATACATAATATTCTCGGTGATCTCTAACCATCTTCCATGATTTTTTACGTTACCACCGGCAACTCTGCCAAATTATTCTACAAAGACAATTGTTTTACATATGTTTTCTTACCGATTATTACATTGATTCTTTGTTTTATACAATATATAATGTCTAAAAGGTGctaatcataattattttttttgtctTAAAATACTCTATTTTTCTTGTAAAATATTGTAATTTAAGTTTGCAAGGAAGTTCAGATTTTGTGATCTTTGCTTATTAGTACAAACAGTCGAAACTATTGAGACTGTGATGGAAGCACTAATAAATTAGACGGAAATGATCTTTTTAAACTAATAGCCAATTCCAACTAATAATCATTCATTCACTCACTCATCCATATCCAAACAAGCATTTGAAGAACTGCATGTTCTTACAACTATACAGCATTTTGTGGAATGTAAAGTTCCATCCCACTCATATTATTCTACTGTACTGCTTCGCAGCTGTTTCCTGAAACCATGTCATCCATCCGGTCAAATGGTATTAGGAATTCTTCAAGTTCTAGAGTAGAATCGGATCCCTTTCAACACCATGATCCATTAATTTAAGCTAAACCATATGTAGTCTTCTCAAGTACGTAATTCCTGTAATCCTGCACGACACTTTCCCTGCATTTTGGGCAATCCAATGGGCTCTATAAATTGAGGAGCCATGCCTAGGTAGGCATCATCAACTCTTCGTGAATCCTGACAATGGAGAAGCTAATCCTCCTCCTTTGTCTTGCTTCTGCCATCTTCCGTTGCTTCTCTTCCTCCGCAGAGTGCAAACCTCAGGTTGACGGAGGTGGGAACGGGACTGTGCATGTCCGTGTGGGTGCCGTCCTTGACATGCAGACTTTAGAAGGGAAGAGGAACCAGGCAAGCATCAACATGGCCATGGATGATTTCTACGCTGCTCACGGAAACTACTCCACCAGGGTAGATCTTTGCCTCAGGGATTCCAACACAAGCATCATTGGTGCAGCGGCAgcaggtgatgatgatgatgatgatgatgatgatatatatatatatatatatatatatatatatatatatatatatatatatatatataagagccaTTGATAGAGATTTGCTCCTCTTTAGTTGAGCCCTTAGTTTGATTCTAGAACAGATGATCTTGATTCCtaatatttgaaaatcaaaataGAATTGCATGACAACAGTTTCTAACTTTTGAGAACCAAAATAAAACTATATAGAATCTATTCTAATTTTAACTgaaatctgatttgaaccatcggtttttctaaattaaaaataaactaaaataataaaaatataatttttttaaaaaaattgatcataatGTTGAAAAGTGGATGTATTTCAATGCATTAATGAGTCTAATGatataaattttatgaaattataaaattatcaattaCTGTGTTAATATAGGATGTTCATATTTTTTCTTCGTTTGGTATATCAAACAAGTATTCGTTTGTTCTTCATGTTTCAAACAGTCGATTGTTTTTGGATGACGCCCTCCGATTAGGTCTGAGTATACTTGCAAGACCAACTCCTCCGTCAAAGATTCTTATTCTTAGTGTGTTGCAGCCACGGAGCTATTGGATGACGTCGGAGTGCAAGTCATCATTGGTCCTCCCAAATCCACCCAAGCTGACTACGTGCTAGTTCTTGGCAACCACAGTCGAGTTCCCATCCTTTCCTTCTCCGCCACCAGCCCTTCCCTCTCCACCGCCCGCACCCCCTACTTCGTTCGCACCACCCTCAACGACTCCTCCGAGGTCGGCGCCATCGCCGCCGTCGTAAAATCCTTCGGCTGGCGCAATGTCATCCCCGTCTACGACGACACCGACTACGGCACGGGTGCCATCCCCTACCTCGTCGACGCTCTCCACGCGGTCGACGCCGCCGTCCCCTACCGCAGCATCATCGTCTCCACCGCCTCCGATGAGCAGATCGAGAAGGAGCTCTACCGACTCATGACCATGCAGACTAGAGTCTTCATCGTGCACATGCTCGCTGACCTTGGCTCTCGCCTCATGCGGAAGGCCAAAGAGGTGGGCATGATGGTTGAAGGCTATGTGTGGATAACCACCGACGGGATCACGAATGACCTCGGCTTACTGGAGGAGAAGGTGCTCAACTCGATGCACGGCACCGTCGGCGTCCGCCGGTACATTAACAGATCCGACGAAGGTGTCCGACGTTTCACGAAGAGATTCACTGAGAAGTTCGCTCAAGGGAATCCGAGCGTCAACATGTCAGTGCAACCTCACGTTTTCGACTTCTGGGCGTACGACACTGCTTGGGCTGTGGCCATGGCGGTAGAGAGAGCCGCCGGGGCAATGAGGCCTCGCATCCGTGGCTCCCCAAGCCGTAGCAGTGTAGCAACCGACTTGGACAAGCTCGATGTTGCCATAGATGGACCGAGACTTCTGAAGGCGATCCACGACACTCGGTTCCGTGGCTTGTGCGGCGAATTCCTGCTCGTGGACGGGCAGCTCCCAGTTTCCGCCTTCGAGATAGTGAACGTTGACGGAGACCATGGCGGAAGGGAGACCGTGATCGGATACTGGAAGCCGGAGTCCGGCATCACGCGACACCCGAACACTAACAAGGCGACAGAGCTCATGCCCATAGTATGGCCAGGGGGGTCGACGACCGTGCCCAAAGGCTGGCAGATCCCAACCAATGGCAAGAAACTTCAAGTCATCGTACCTGTAACAACAGGATTCAAGCGATTCCTGAGCGTGGAATGGGATCCAACGAAGAACTCAACCAGCGTCAAGGGTTACTGCATCGATGTGTTCGATGCTGTCATGAAGTCGTTGCCATATGCCGTCCCTTACGAGTACATTCTGCTTCAGCCGAGGACGGCCTCTTACATCGACGATCTCGTGTATCAAATATACCTGAAGGTGATCCTTCCTCCCTCTTCCTCTGATCATTCTTTAGACCTAAGACCAGAATCTAAAGACGTACCACACTCGTTGTTGCAAGTCCAGAACTATGATGCGCTGGTGGGGGACATCACTATCGTGGCAAACCGGTCTCAGTACGTGGACTTCACGCTGCCCTACACCGAGTCAGGGGTGTCCATGGTCGTCCCGCTGAAGAAGAAGCCTGGGAACGCATTAATATTCTTGAAGCCATTGTCGGCAGATCTATGGATATCATGCATTTTCTTCACCTTCCTTACAGGTTTCGTGGTGTGGCTGTTTGAGCACAGGGACAACACCGGTGAGTTCGGCGGCCCGCTGCACCGACAACTGGGCATCATCTTCTGCTTCGTTTGCTCCACGCTGGTCTCATCACCAGGTTTGCGTGATCAAACCACCTGATACAGTGACATAGAAATCATGTCACATGACGTTCACTTGTAATTCCAGAAAGGAAGTTGAAGAGCACAGCATCGCAGATCGTGGTGGTGTTTTGGGCGTCCGTGGTCCTGATACTGGTGTCGAGCTACACAGCGATGCTGTCGTCCATGCTCACGGTGCAAGAACTCCAGCCCACAGTGAGCGATGTGACCGAGCTCCAGACGAAGGGAGTCTACGTCGGCTACAGAAACGGATCCTTTGTGGCCGACTTGCTGCAGAAGATGAACTTTGACCGGCACAGACTCAGGAACTACAGCACGGTTGATCAGTATGCCGATGCCTTGTCCAAAGGAAGCGATAACGGAGGGGTGGCAGCCATTTTCGATGAGATCCCCTACCTCATGTTCTTCCTCTCCAAACATTGCCTTGACTACACCATGGTTGGGCCGACGCATCAGACGGCTGGATTTGGCTTCGTATGCCTCTTATTTGCCGCTTATTCTGCAgcgaataataataatttgatgaaACAAACTTTGTTTGCTTCTTATTCTTAGGTGTTTCAGAAGGGGTCTCCATTGGTTGCTGATGTTTCGAGGGCTATATTGAAGGTGACACAAGGGGACAAGATGGTGGAGATAAAAAGGAAATGGTTCGGAGATCGGCCAACATGTTCTAGTCAGCGAGACAATCTCAGCTCCATGAGGCTTAACTTCAGGAATTTTTGGGGACTCTTTCTCATCTCAGGACTTGTGTCCATCACTGCCTTGGCCTATTTCGTCTGCAACAATCCATATGAAGCAAAGGAAGTGATGGCAAGGATGCAACAAGCAATCTTGTACATCAAAGGGGGGAAGCTGGATAAAGAAGCTCAAAGTGTTACTGAACCTGATCAGAATGGGTAAGCTATGGCACTTCAGTCCATGAATGCATCCGATTGTTCAATTGGAACCCAAATCCTATACACATTCCAGAGACAGCATTttttacatcattatcataatctgAATTGAAAAATCAATTTTAAGCACTAGAAGGGATTCACGAGTTCCTCAGGGAAAATGTAAATCAAGAATATTGCAATATACATAGACGGGTGGTATCATTTTCCGCTTATCATGCGTGATTGAAAGGGAACCCTCTCGATCTTCATAAAGGTTGAGTAGTCCCTTTTTAAGGGTTGTTTCCAGGGCTCTCCATCCATTTGCATGTAGGCTTTGTTCCAGTCACCACCTCGTAGTTCCAACTTAATAGCAGCTGCCTGCAAGCAGAAATCAGCATGCACTCATTTGAGTGAGCCTAAAATTCACAAAATGGAGCCACCACATGGCAGTAGCGATGACCAAAGGATGTGGAGATCACAGATAAAGAATCTCTGGATAGAGTAATGAACATTAACATCAAActaaaagaagagagaagagagattgatatatatatatatatatatatatatatagagagagagagagagagagagagagtgagaagaGAGAGGGTTTTGGGGCCAATTGAATGTCAATTCCAAAGCAAAAAAGACAAGACAATCCAAGAGATCTTTCAACCTACAAATTTCATTATGTTTGTATTGTCGTATAATTCCACAAAATGGCGATGTCATGAACTCAATATTTGAAGGATGAAGCTAGGGGAAATAGAATACTTGTCCAGTGGCCCAAGAAAATAGATCTAGAAAGAAATTGACAAGCATCCAAGCTTTTGACTGTCAAGTATTTTCTCATCCCAGCTAACTCTAAGCTAACATACTCAAACTAAATTTACTATTACTATTTTGTTACGCGTCACATATGTTAACACCATAGTTCAAGGACAACAAGAAAGAAATCACATTATTTTGTGTATATCAccatataagattgatatgaATCATCCGAGTCTTCCTATCCTCTCAGTTAAATATAACTTCAATGTTAATTTCTTTAAAAAGAGACACCATAAAAGGGCATACTTAGTACACAAGGCTCCCACCAATATGAGGTCTGGGAAGGATCAATGTATACAGCCTTATatctaaatatttaaagagactattttcataatttaaactGTAGTCTCCTAGGCCACAAAGGAACAACTTTACCATTGTGCCAAGGCCCACCCTCTAAAGAGGCACCTGGTTTAGTTAAATAGAACTTGTGGTTAGTGATGAAAATGCATTAAGAATTCATAACACTTGTaagaaatgaaaatgctaaaatcaAAACCATGCTAAAATGAATCTATGATAGTAGAAATTTCAAGATAATAGAGGTACCTGTGCAATGTGTTTCGCCAAAATAAGTTCAACCATAACAAAGGATGCATGCCATCCATGCTTTAACCCGAATATCTCAAGCAGCCCGTCATCCACTTGAGCTTCAAAAAAGCTTTTCTGATAAAAGAAAGGTTAAAATCCCTGTGAATTTCCTTGAGAATAATATATCAGGACAAGATTTAAGATGCACCAATAAAACTCTCCCTCCCCTCTTCTTTTCCTATTTATCATCTTTTTGTTACATAGATTTGCATCAAATAGAGTGAATCTAATGTATGAATATTTGTCATCAATACTTCCAACAGAACAAATTTCTTCATAGACATTTATAATATTATAGTCAAGGTTTGCCAGAACATTATTGTGAGTAGATAAGTAAATGTATTGTTTTGTGTTATATAAAAAAAGGGTACAACTGCCAATGCATGATTCAGTTGAAAATTGCAAGATTCATGGTTTCATGCTTAGAACAAACTGTTATTTCTATCAACAGCTAGGACTAAATTATTATTCAGTAATAACAGACAGGTAGTGCTGCTTTGAAAAATCTCGAAGAGCATATCTGGAAGCCTTAATGGGAGTTGGAAACGTATAATTAATCTATATCCAGAGAAAGGGGAACATTTCAAGATAGTCTCTGAAGTCTGAAGCATGGAGACAAATAAGAGACAACAACACTATATGATATGGTTAGCGTAATAAAtcaaatttcaaaataaaacaggACATAAGATGAGATGGATACAAcaccaaatatatttaaaatgcaTATCATATATGACAGTTTTACATTTAGTAATAGTAGTAAAACATGCAGAAACATAAAATTATGAATAACAGGTAATTAAGTAGCACTATAAACCTATTCATCCAAAAGAAATAATTATTAGTAACAATAGTACTCAAGAATGTAGGAGAGATAGCAAGAATTTTTTATAAGAGACGTGAGATTGTTACTTTAATTccattaattataatttaattcaAGAATTTATTACTTTAATTAAAGCCCCAAAATCAAGCCTCAAAGAGGAGGCATTGTGGAAGAAGTCCAACCACTTAGATCCAACTCCAAATGCAATCTGACCTCAGATGAAACAGCAAGTACTTTTTTCCCTAAATTCTTGTTTTCCCTTTACATTTTCCATTTTCTTTTTCCCAACAGCCACCTGTGTCAAATACTGAAATCTTCCCATATGAGCAAAAACAAAGGAGTCCAACTAGTGGGTACCTAATATTGTCCAGTATTTTGCTCATTGGCTTGATGATCTACAAGTTGAAGGACCAAAGTTTTTGAAAGTTTAATTTAAAATTCATTTTAGATATTATAAGAAAGTCATAACCACAGCTGACCACCTTAGCACAAGAATCAAGGGAAATAATGAGATAAACAAAAGAGAGAGACATGAACAGTGATAGCTTTAGTTGACTGGACCATAtaggaaagaagaaagagaagggatGAGGAAGATgtcaattataatttgataaAGGAGGGTAATTTGACAACAAAATTCAATGGTCAAAAGGCCATGGCAAAAGATGTAGTACAAGATTATTCCAAATAAGCTAATGGGAGTAAACCGTGATGTCCTTATTGTAACTAGCCATATTTCCTGTTTTGTATATTGTATTCAATTAGGCATTGTGTTTCTCTAATATTGTGATTATTACATACTTTATGTTTATGATTTCTCATTcttaatgaatgttaaaagtagaCTACTTGCTCTATTACAAATATCCTGGATGCTTTATGTGTAAATTGCTCATTCTTAATAAATTAAGTTACAAAAACCAGACAGATATTGGGTTTGGTTGCGTGGATAGGAAGGATTGCCAGTACAGTTGGCAAGCCACTCTATACAGCTACCACATCCCATCTCGTATTTACCAGGGTCTATTTTGAAGTTAATAAAGCAAAGAACCTCCCAAAGAAGGCCTGTATCAACATCACAAATGGAAGCCTATAATGGTACTTCCCAAAGACCGAAATTCTTGATAAGAGGAACAATATTGCCATATTTGTTGAAAAGATACCAAAATTGACGATTGACACATTTCATACTAGAAAAAATCACAAGAAATCTTTTGATAAAACATATTCCTATTTATTGAATCCATGGTTGAAACAAATGGCTATAGTGGCATGTCTTAGATTAAGCATGTGAGAGGAAAATTCAAGCATATTTACAACTACAGTGTAGTGATAAGAAAAATTACAGTGCTTCTTTGAGAATCATTTAATTTATACTTTTGATACAAAAATTCAACATCTAATATTTCTCCACTGCTGAATAAACTAACAAAATTGATTCCTAATGGTTCTATAGCATGTTTATGTATTCATGAAGCACACAACAACAATAAAACTAAAAGTCCCAAATATTTGGGATcagctatatggatcttttgctaTCATTGAGATCTATAGAAAGCTATATGTTTAATTAAATTCAaagtacttaaatatttatttataatttctattaatatCTTTTTAATTATGAAGtagtataatatatttaattatgaaaatattgATTTTAGGTACATGATAATGCACAATGCAATGCACCTTGAATCAGCACTGTTATCGGCATATATAGTGCAATGACAAACAAGAAAACTTGGAATTCCCCCAAGCTCATCTATTAGTTCCAGTAAAATGCCAATTCCAAACATAATTAAAGGTAAAGATAGGCAGCACTTACATGAATTTTTTATTATGGAAAACCAAGAAACCAATCAAAcaattagaaaaatctcatgGACAAAAGTAACACAAACCTTCTCAAGATACTCAGGCATAGGATGCCCCCATGGATGTCTTCCACCTCCATAACAGTCAAGATTTAGAATAACAATGGATCTAACACTGCAGCCAAAGAACATCTTGTAAATCAATTCCATACTTGAAGAATAAGAAAGTTTTCCATGTCCTAAGGAGATAAATAA of Musa acuminata AAA Group cultivar baxijiao chromosome BXJ1-7, Cavendish_Baxijiao_AAA, whole genome shotgun sequence contains these proteins:
- the LOC135679673 gene encoding glutamate receptor 2.7-like, with the protein product MEKLILLLCLASAIFRCFSSSAECKPQVDGGGNGTVHVRVGAVLDMQTLEGKRNQASINMAMDDFYAAHGNYSTRVDLCLRDSNTSIIGAAAAATELLDDVGVQVIIGPPKSTQADYVLVLGNHSRVPILSFSATSPSLSTARTPYFVRTTLNDSSEVGAIAAVVKSFGWRNVIPVYDDTDYGTGAIPYLVDALHAVDAAVPYRSIIVSTASDEQIEKELYRLMTMQTRVFIVHMLADLGSRLMRKAKEVGMMVEGYVWITTDGITNDLGLLEEKVLNSMHGTVGVRRYINRSDEGVRRFTKRFTEKFAQGNPSVNMSVQPHVFDFWAYDTAWAVAMAVERAAGAMRPRIRGSPSRSSVATDLDKLDVAIDGPRLLKAIHDTRFRGLCGEFLLVDGQLPVSAFEIVNVDGDHGGRETVIGYWKPESGITRHPNTNKATELMPIVWPGGSTTVPKGWQIPTNGKKLQVIVPVTTGFKRFLSVEWDPTKNSTSVKGYCIDVFDAVMKSLPYAVPYEYILLQPRTASYIDDLVYQIYLKVILPPSSSDHSLDLRPESKDVPHSLLQVQNYDALVGDITIVANRSQYVDFTLPYTESGVSMVVPLKKKPGNALIFLKPLSADLWISCIFFTFLTGFVVWLFEHRDNTGEFGGPLHRQLGIIFCFVCSTLVSSPERKLKSTASQIVVVFWASVVLILVSSYTAMLSSMLTVQELQPTVSDVTELQTKGVYVGYRNGSFVADLLQKMNFDRHRLRNYSTVDQYADALSKGSDNGGVAAIFDEIPYLMFFLSKHCLDYTMVGPTHQTAGFGFVFQKGSPLVADVSRAILKVTQGDKMVEIKRKWFGDRPTCSSQRDNLSSMRLNFRNFWGLFLISGLVSITALAYFVCNNPYEAKEVMARMQQAILYIKGGKLDKEAQSVTEPDQNG